A window of Fluoribacter dumoffii NY 23 contains these coding sequences:
- a CDS encoding aminoglycoside phosphotransferase family protein, giving the protein MTSKIIINKALARHLIDKQFPEWSHLPIEPVKNSGWDNRTFHLGTEMLIRMPSAAEYEGQAEKEQMWLPKLAPHLPLSIPTPIALGKSEDAYPWKWSINLWLPGNPAATAEIDDLFQFAVQLAEFLKALQGVDAANGPVAGPQSFYRGGDIAVYDAETRQAIELLKNDIDAFLATEIWEIALSSKWQAEPVWVHGDISVGNLLVNNGQLSAVIDFGQLAVGDPACDLAIAWMFFEGKSREVFFKTLNLDEATVARGRAWALWKALILVSGIAISSNTDKQAWLRVISEVMKDHQEQKPKTKDS; this is encoded by the coding sequence ATGACAAGTAAAATCATTATCAATAAAGCATTAGCGCGCCATTTAATTGATAAGCAGTTTCCTGAGTGGAGCCATTTACCTATTGAACCGGTAAAAAACAGTGGCTGGGATAATAGAACATTTCATTTAGGTACTGAAATGCTTATTCGAATGCCAAGTGCTGCGGAGTATGAAGGTCAAGCTGAAAAAGAACAAATGTGGTTGCCTAAACTTGCACCGCACCTTCCTCTCTCCATACCTACACCAATTGCGTTGGGAAAGTCAGAGGATGCTTATCCATGGAAATGGTCTATTAATCTTTGGCTTCCAGGAAATCCTGCTGCAACTGCTGAAATTGATGATTTATTTCAATTTGCTGTTCAACTGGCAGAGTTCCTTAAAGCGTTACAGGGTGTTGATGCAGCAAATGGTCCAGTTGCTGGCCCTCAAAGCTTTTATCGCGGCGGTGATATTGCTGTTTATGATGCTGAAACACGACAAGCAATAGAACTATTAAAAAATGATATTGATGCCTTTTTAGCGACAGAAATATGGGAGATAGCTCTGTCTAGTAAGTGGCAAGCTGAGCCAGTATGGGTACATGGTGATATTAGTGTAGGAAATCTCCTGGTAAATAACGGTCAATTAAGCGCAGTTATTGATTTTGGGCAATTGGCTGTGGGTGATCCAGCTTGCGATCTTGCTATTGCTTGGATGTTTTTTGAGGGAAAAAGCCGTGAAGTATTTTTTAAAACCTTAAATCTTGATGAAGCTACAGTAGCTAGAGGACGTGCTTGGGCATTATGGAAAGCATTAATTTTGGTTTCAGGAATTGCGATTTCTAGTAATACAGACAAACAAGCATGGTTAAGGGTTATTAGTGAGGTTATGAAGGATCATCAAGAACAGAAACCCAAGACAAAGGACAGCTGA
- a CDS encoding phosphotransferase, which produces MNKHHPNIESIKWAYNTLVSLGFTLKSSVPEKVQDTPWSCVTRFITDQGIIYLKQTPEQLALEAPITQVLYTQFKAPVPEVIAHNPQLHCFLMQDVGRPLREILKKAFDGNLLCHAVGLFSLLQIVVAEHVDTFLKIGVPDWRLDKLPNLYMQLLSQKEILLADGLLEADIDELVKLLPKVSSLCEQLSDYAIQETLVQCDFHDNNTLIEEQSQNITFIDLGEIVISHPFFSLVGWLRQMATHHGLTDKDKAYLQLIDAYLGNYINFDFKERLLDALKLAQVLWCIYEALAQYRLRLACEPTRFKLVQRHGKLSGRLKEFISAVTIFKDN; this is translated from the coding sequence TTGAACAAGCATCATCCAAATATAGAGAGTATTAAATGGGCTTATAATACCCTTGTATCTCTTGGGTTTACTTTAAAAAGTAGCGTACCAGAAAAGGTACAAGATACCCCTTGGTCTTGTGTCACGCGCTTTATAACAGATCAAGGCATTATTTATCTGAAGCAAACACCAGAACAGCTTGCATTAGAGGCTCCTATTACTCAGGTTTTGTATACCCAGTTTAAAGCCCCTGTTCCAGAGGTTATTGCACATAATCCTCAACTCCATTGCTTTTTGATGCAGGATGTAGGTAGGCCTCTAAGAGAAATATTAAAAAAAGCATTTGATGGCAACTTGCTATGCCATGCTGTGGGGCTATTTTCATTACTTCAAATAGTAGTTGCAGAGCATGTTGATACTTTTCTGAAGATAGGAGTTCCTGATTGGCGATTGGATAAATTACCGAATTTATACATGCAATTACTTTCACAAAAAGAGATCTTGTTAGCTGATGGATTGTTAGAAGCAGATATTGATGAATTAGTGAAACTACTCCCAAAGGTTTCCAGTTTATGTGAACAATTATCTGACTATGCTATTCAGGAAACATTGGTTCAATGTGACTTCCATGACAACAACACCCTGATAGAAGAGCAATCACAAAACATTACATTTATTGATTTAGGCGAGATAGTTATTTCCCACCCATTCTTTTCGCTAGTGGGTTGGTTACGGCAGATGGCAACTCACCATGGTCTAACAGATAAAGATAAGGCGTATTTACAACTTATAGATGCTTATCTTGGAAATTATATCAACTTTGATTTCAAAGAACGCTTATTAGACGCACTTAAATTGGCGCAGGTGTTGTGGTGTATTTATGAGGCACTAGCACAATATAGGTTGAGGCTAGCTTGTGAGCCAACACGATTTAAGCTAGTTCAGAGGCATGGAAAGCTTAGTGGTAGGTTGAAAGAATTTATTAGTGCAGTGACTATTTTTAAGGATAATTAA
- a CDS encoding alpha/beta fold hydrolase, which translates to MMRKISAPILLFILSAFLNSATLATTISINNRFISYTETGHGRPLVLIHAFPTDQRLWEPQHEGLKSQFRVISLDLWGFGESSDVDGTAVTMSEYAEEVKQLLDHLQIKKAIIGGESMGGYIALAFLERYPNSIEGLVLSNTQANADSNEAKVNREKTALDVLENGSEKFVNTFMEKAVSTNASEEIKAFLSHILNKQKPKAIASALRGMALRFQTQDLLASTLLPVLIITSEQDKVISPQQSEEMLRFAKNSQLVVLANAGHLSNLEQSDQWNQAIRNAFLEKDS; encoded by the coding sequence ATGATGAGAAAAATCAGTGCCCCCATCCTTTTATTTATTTTAAGCGCTTTTCTAAATAGCGCTACATTAGCTACAACTATTAGTATAAATAACCGATTTATTTCCTATACTGAAACAGGACATGGCAGGCCTTTGGTATTAATTCATGCATTTCCCACGGATCAGCGTTTATGGGAACCACAGCATGAAGGACTTAAATCTCAGTTTCGAGTGATTAGTTTGGATTTGTGGGGATTTGGTGAATCTTCTGACGTTGATGGTACCGCGGTAACCATGTCTGAGTATGCGGAAGAGGTGAAACAGTTATTAGACCACTTGCAAATTAAGAAAGCAATTATTGGTGGTGAGTCAATGGGAGGTTATATTGCACTTGCTTTTCTAGAGCGTTATCCCAACAGTATAGAAGGATTAGTATTATCCAATACACAAGCAAACGCTGATAGCAATGAAGCAAAAGTCAATCGTGAAAAAACTGCTCTTGATGTATTGGAGAATGGTTCTGAGAAATTTGTAAATACCTTTATGGAAAAAGCAGTATCTACTAATGCATCTGAAGAGATTAAAGCATTTCTGTCTCATATTTTAAACAAGCAAAAGCCAAAAGCCATAGCTTCTGCATTGCGTGGGATGGCACTACGTTTTCAAACTCAAGATTTATTAGCAAGTACTCTATTACCTGTTCTAATTATCACCAGTGAACAGGATAAAGTTATTTCACCACAACAAAGTGAAGAGATGCTTAGGTTCGCTAAAAACAGTCAACTGGTTGTTTTAGCCAATGCTGGACATTTATCTAATTTGGAGCAGTCAGATCAATGGAATCAGGCAATAAGGAATGCATTTTTAGAAAAGGACTCATAA